From a region of the Phragmites australis chromosome 21, lpPhrAust1.1, whole genome shotgun sequence genome:
- the LOC133903255 gene encoding remorin 4.1-like — MGTDELLQQSLVALAAAVVVTGVATMSSWKAAATYGFGILVIASVLLPDWEFFDHDFKKYDEAKVNNRFKREEVIINGREGDQVNKASAWLKKYERKLEKKRAKAMEKVQNEVAKVQRKAEEKRTLAEAKWGTKVARMLELANFMRAVGRVPSTKRSFF; from the exons ATGGGGACAGATGAGCTGCTGCAACAGAGCCTCGTGGCGCTGGCGGCGGCCGTGGTGGTGACGGGGGTGGCCACGATGTCATCTTGGAAGGCGGCGGCAACATACGGCTTCGGCATCCTGGTCATCGCCAGCGTGCTCCTGCCCGACTGGGAGTTCTTTGACCACGACTTCAAGAAGTACGATGAGGCCAAGGTCAACAACCGCTTCAAGCGCGAGGAGGTCATCATCAACGGTAGGGAGGGCGACCAGGTCAATAAGGCCAGCGCCTGGCTCAAGAAGTATGAG AGGAAGTTGGAGAAGAAGCGGGCCAAGGCAATGGAGAAGGTGCAGAACGAGGTGGCCAAGGTGCAGCGCAAGGCGGAAGAGAAGCGCACGTTGGCGGAGGCCAAGTGGGGCACCAAGGTGGCACGCATGCTGGAGCTCGCTAACTTCATGAGGGCCGTCGGGAGGGTGCCCTCCACCAAGCGCTCCTTCTTCTGA